From a single Fusobacterium pseudoperiodonticum genomic region:
- a CDS encoding ArsA family ATPase: MNRIIIFTGKGGVGKSSVAAAHALASSKSSKKTLLVSADAAHNLGDIFQIDIGSRVKKISEYLDVLELDSDAIKTEFFPKVKNTMIDLMGKNGLGITNLNENFSLPGFENLFSLLKIKEIYDTNIYENIFIDCAPTGETLALLKLPELLAWYMEKFFPIGKKIIRILSPISKLAYKVVLPSTQTMDTVEIIHQKLLELQELLKNNEICSVRLVCIPEKMIVEETKRNFMYLNLYKYQVDTVFINRVIADKIENPFMKNWKNIQSKYIQELEEVFINIPIVKIPWYPKEIIGEKALESLCDNIESLPDLFSVKKITQNEEYLTYKDGYILKIELPFIKQEDLKINHHETDLNIKINNMKRCIPLPNILRKSHITDTKIENNILFIYFQVEKKKEDTF, encoded by the coding sequence ATGAATAGAATAATTATATTTACAGGAAAAGGTGGAGTTGGAAAATCAAGTGTCGCAGCTGCTCATGCATTAGCTTCCTCTAAAAGCTCTAAAAAAACTTTATTAGTAAGTGCTGATGCAGCTCATAACTTAGGAGATATCTTTCAAATAGATATTGGTTCAAGAGTTAAAAAAATTTCTGAATATCTAGATGTTTTAGAATTAGATTCAGATGCTATAAAAACTGAATTTTTCCCAAAAGTTAAAAATACTATGATAGATTTAATGGGAAAAAACGGACTTGGAATAACTAATTTAAATGAAAATTTTTCTTTACCAGGTTTTGAAAATCTTTTTTCTCTTTTAAAGATTAAAGAAATTTATGATACAAATATATACGAAAACATTTTTATTGATTGTGCACCAACTGGAGAAACTCTTGCACTTTTAAAACTTCCTGAACTTCTTGCATGGTATATGGAAAAGTTTTTCCCGATCGGAAAAAAAATTATTCGTATTCTTTCTCCTATCTCAAAACTAGCATATAAAGTTGTTCTTCCAAGTACTCAAACTATGGACACAGTTGAAATCATTCATCAAAAACTTTTAGAGCTTCAAGAGCTTTTGAAAAATAACGAGATTTGTAGTGTCAGATTGGTTTGCATCCCTGAAAAAATGATAGTAGAAGAAACAAAAAGAAATTTTATGTACCTTAACCTATATAAATATCAGGTTGATACTGTTTTTATCAATCGTGTTATAGCAGATAAAATAGAGAATCCTTTTATGAAAAATTGGAAGAACATCCAATCAAAATATATACAAGAATTAGAAGAAGTTTTTATTAATATTCCAATTGTAAAAATTCCTTGGTACCCTAAAGAAATTATTGGAGAAAAGGCTTTAGAATCTCTTTGTGATAATATAGAAAGTCTTCCTGACCTATTTTCAGTAAAAAAAATCACTCAAAATGAAGAATATCTAACTTACAAAGATGGTTATATATTAAAAATAGAACTTCCTTTTATAAAACAAGAAGATTTAAAAATTAATCATCATGAAACCGACCTTAATATTAAAATAAATAATATGAAGCGTTGTATTCCTCTTCCAAATATTTTAAGAAAAAGTCATATCACTGATACAAAAATAGAAAATAATATTTTATTTATTTATTTTCAAGTAGAAAAGAAAAAGGAGGACACATTTTGA
- a CDS encoding electron transfer flavoprotein subunit beta/FixA family protein, with the protein MEILVCVKQVADDSVEIFMNEKTGKPALEGVEKVVNAFDTYALEMATRLKESKGDTTISVLSLGGEDVTNSLKNCLAVGADEAFYIKDEAYQEKDAVIVAQALDKAIKNIEEKRGKKFDIIFCGKETTDFATGQVGIMLANELNYGIVTNLVDIDTDDTKVIAKKETETGYEKVELASPCIVTVNKPNYEPRYPTIKSKMAARKKEITEISVEVASESAMKEVKLFSPPKRQAGVKIKTGTAEEMVAQAMQKMLEAKVF; encoded by the coding sequence ATGGAAATATTAGTTTGTGTAAAACAAGTTGCAGATGACTCTGTTGAAATATTTATGAATGAAAAAACTGGGAAACCTGCCTTAGAAGGTGTTGAAAAAGTAGTAAATGCTTTTGATACTTATGCTTTAGAAATGGCAACTAGATTAAAAGAATCTAAAGGAGATACTACTATATCAGTTCTTTCTCTAGGTGGAGAAGATGTAACAAATAGCTTAAAAAATTGTTTAGCTGTTGGTGCAGATGAAGCTTTCTATATTAAAGATGAAGCTTATCAAGAAAAAGATGCTGTTATAGTAGCTCAAGCTTTAGATAAAGCTATTAAAAATATTGAAGAAAAAAGAGGTAAAAAGTTTGATATTATCTTCTGTGGAAAAGAAACTACTGATTTTGCAACTGGACAAGTTGGAATTATGTTAGCAAATGAATTAAATTATGGAATAGTAACTAATTTAGTTGACATAGACACAGATGATACAAAAGTTATTGCCAAAAAGGAAACAGAAACAGGCTATGAAAAAGTTGAACTAGCTTCTCCTTGTATAGTAACTGTAAATAAACCTAATTATGAACCTCGTTATCCAACAATAAAAAGTAAAATGGCAGCTAGAAAAAAAGAAATCACTGAAATTTCAGTTGAAGTAGCTAGTGAAAGTGCAATGAAAGAAGTTAAACTATTTTCACCTCCAAAAAGACAAGCAGGAGTGAAAATAAAAACTGGAACTGCTGAAGAAATGGTTGCACAAGCTATGCAAAAAATGTTGGAAGCAAAAGTATTTTAG
- a CDS encoding ArsA family ATPase, whose product MRILIYTGKGGVGKTSIAAATALFLANSEKKVMLISTDQAHSLGDIFNKKINNETSQISQNLDVIEIDTTEESKKIWKNLHDYLKQIISAKANDGIEIEETLLFPGLDEVFSLLKILDIYEEAKYDVIVVDCAPTGQSLSLLTYSEKLNVLIDSILPMVQSINSIFGSFISKKTSVPKPRDIVFEEVKNIAKRLKKLYDIFHKRDTTSIRIVTTPEQIVLEEARRNYTCLQLYDFNVDAIYINKLYPEKAMEGYFKDWEDIQKHNIQLAEESFSEQKLFKLEMQNNEINGKESLEKIAKILYQNINPIEIFCQTEAFKMDDINGTRILSIKLPFLKAENISVKKEKDDIIISLLNERRRFHLPDKLRTRKITSYSYENSELKIFMDYD is encoded by the coding sequence TTGAGAATTTTAATTTATACAGGGAAAGGTGGAGTTGGAAAAACAAGCATAGCAGCTGCAACAGCACTATTTTTAGCCAACTCAGAAAAAAAAGTTATGCTTATAAGTACAGATCAAGCTCATAGTTTAGGAGATATTTTTAATAAAAAAATCAATAATGAAACTTCTCAAATATCCCAAAATTTAGATGTAATAGAAATAGATACCACAGAAGAAAGTAAGAAAATATGGAAAAATTTACATGATTATTTAAAACAAATCATTTCTGCAAAGGCAAATGATGGAATAGAAATAGAAGAAACTTTATTGTTTCCAGGATTAGACGAAGTATTTTCTTTACTTAAAATTTTAGACATTTATGAAGAGGCTAAATATGATGTTATTGTTGTAGACTGTGCTCCAACTGGTCAAAGTCTCTCACTGTTAACATATTCCGAAAAATTAAATGTTTTAATAGATAGTATTTTACCAATGGTACAGAGTATAAATTCTATTTTTGGTTCTTTTATTTCAAAAAAAACATCTGTTCCAAAGCCAAGAGATATAGTTTTTGAAGAAGTAAAAAATATAGCAAAAAGATTAAAAAAATTATACGATATTTTCCATAAGCGAGATACTACCAGTATTAGAATAGTTACTACTCCTGAGCAAATAGTCTTAGAAGAAGCTCGTCGAAATTACACTTGCTTACAACTTTATGATTTTAATGTAGATGCTATTTATATAAATAAACTATATCCAGAAAAAGCTATGGAAGGATATTTTAAAGATTGGGAAGATATACAAAAGCATAATATTCAACTTGCAGAAGAAAGTTTTTCTGAACAAAAACTTTTTAAATTAGAAATGCAAAACAACGAAATTAATGGAAAAGAATCACTTGAAAAAATAGCTAAAATTCTTTATCAAAATATCAATCCTATAGAAATTTTCTGCCAAACAGAAGCTTTTAAAATGGATGATATCAATGGAACTAGAATACTTAGTATTAAATTACCTTTTCTAAAAGCTGAAAACATATCAGTAAAAAAAGAAAAAGATGACATTATAATTTCTTTATTAAATGAAAGAAGACGCTTTCATTTACCAGATAAGCTAAGAACAAGAAAAATTACTAGCTATTCCTATGAAAATAGTGAGCTAAAAATTTTTATGGACTATGATTAA
- a CDS encoding FAD-binding oxidoreductase, translated as MGNHMYNKVSEELVEKFKKIVPGKVYTKDEINKDFFHDEMPIYGEGEPEVVIDVTTTEAISEIMKLCYENNIPVIPRGAGTGLTGASVAVTGGVMLNMTKMNKILGYDLENFVVKVEPGVLLNDLAEDALKQGLLYPPDPGEKFATLGGNVSTNAGGMRAVKYGTTRDYVRAMTVVLPTGEIIKLGATVSKTSTGYSLLNLMIGSEGTLGVITELTLKLIPAPKETISLIIPYENLDECIATVPKFFMNHLQPQALEFMEREIVLASERYIGKSVFPKKLEGVDIGAYLLVTFDGDNMEALEEITEKASEIVLEAGALDVLVADTPAKKKDAWAARSSFLEAIEAETKLLDECDVVVPVNQIAPYLHYVNETGKKFDFTVKSFGHAGDGNLHIYACSNDMEMTEFKRQVEEFLTDIYNKASELGGLISGEHGIGYGKMDYLANFSGEVNMRLMKGIKEVFDPKMILNPNKVCYKA; from the coding sequence ATGGGAAATCATATGTACAACAAAGTAAGTGAAGAATTGGTGGAAAAATTTAAAAAAATTGTTCCAGGTAAGGTTTATACAAAAGATGAAATAAATAAGGATTTTTTTCATGATGAAATGCCTATTTATGGTGAAGGTGAACCTGAAGTTGTTATTGATGTTACTACTACTGAAGCAATTTCGGAAATTATGAAATTATGCTATGAAAATAATATTCCTGTTATCCCAAGAGGAGCTGGAACTGGTTTAACAGGAGCATCTGTAGCAGTTACTGGTGGAGTTATGTTAAACATGACTAAAATGAATAAAATTTTAGGTTATGACCTTGAAAATTTTGTAGTTAAAGTTGAACCAGGAGTTTTACTAAATGACCTAGCAGAGGATGCTTTAAAACAAGGCTTATTATATCCACCTGATCCAGGTGAAAAATTTGCAACTCTTGGTGGAAATGTTTCTACAAATGCTGGTGGAATGAGAGCAGTAAAATATGGAACTACTAGAGATTATGTTAGAGCCATGACAGTGGTTCTTCCAACTGGTGAAATTATAAAATTAGGGGCAACTGTATCTAAAACAAGTACAGGATATAGCTTACTTAATTTAATGATAGGTTCAGAAGGAACATTAGGAGTTATAACAGAATTAACTTTAAAATTAATTCCTGCTCCTAAAGAAACTATAAGTCTAATCATTCCTTATGAAAATCTTGATGAATGTATAGCAACTGTTCCTAAATTTTTTATGAACCATTTACAACCTCAAGCATTGGAATTTATGGAAAGAGAAATTGTTTTAGCTTCTGAAAGATATATAGGTAAGAGTGTATTCCCTAAAAAATTAGAAGGAGTAGATATTGGTGCCTATCTATTAGTAACTTTCGATGGAGATAATATGGAAGCTTTAGAAGAAATAACTGAAAAAGCTTCTGAAATAGTTTTAGAAGCAGGAGCATTAGATGTTCTAGTTGCTGATACACCTGCTAAGAAAAAAGATGCTTGGGCTGCTAGAAGTAGTTTCTTAGAAGCTATTGAAGCGGAAACTAAGTTACTAGATGAATGTGATGTTGTTGTTCCTGTTAACCAAATAGCACCTTATCTACATTATGTAAATGAAACTGGTAAAAAATTTGACTTTACTGTAAAGAGCTTTGGACATGCTGGAGATGGAAACTTACATATTTATGCTTGTAGTAACGATATGGAAATGACTGAATTTAAGCGTCAAGTTGAAGAATTTTTAACAGATATATACAATAAAGCTTCTGAACTTGGTGGATTAATTTCAGGAGAACATGGAATTGGTTATGGAAAGATGGATTACTTAGCTAATTTCTCTGGTGAAGTTAATATGAGACTTATGAAAGGAATAAAAGAAGTCTTTGACCCTAAGATGATTTTAAATCCTAATAAAGTTTGTTATAAGGCATAG
- the ldhH gene encoding L-lactate dehydrogenase (quinone) large subunit LdhH, whose product MASEDLKKEIHYALENATLGRTLGNFCKAYPARREKSYAGVDFEKTRERIAEVKSYAAEHIDEMIEEFTTNCEARGGHVYHAKSTEDAMEWIRKLVKDKGVKTIVKSKSMASEEIKMNHVLAEDGVLVQETDLGEFIIALEGNTPVHMVMPALHLNKEQVADLFTDYTKVKNNPIISEEVKTARRVMRDKFTHADMGVSGANVAVAETGTVFTMTNEGNGRMVGTLPPIHLYILGIEKFVKSLSDARYIFKALPRNGTAQRITSYISMYTGACEVTKDKETDEKCKKDFYCVILDDPGRREILSEPDFREIFNCIRCGACLDVCPAFALVGGHVYGSNVYTGGIGTMLTHFLVSEERAAKIQNICLQCGRCNDVCGGGLHISDMIMRLREKNMQEKPDALKKFALDAVSDRKLFHSMLRIASVAQGIFTKGEPMIRHLPMFLSGMTKGRSFPAIAQVPLRDFFHTIKQDVKDPKGTVAIFAGCLLDFVYTDLARAVVADMNSIGYKVEMPLGQACCGCPATNMGDTENAKKEAEININGMEAEKYDYIVSACPSCTHQLHLYPTFFEEGTEMHKRAKELADKATDFCKLFYELGGMSEEGDGKPLKVTYHDSCHLKRSLKVSKEQRELLKNIKGVEFVEMNDCDNCCGFGGSYSLLYPEISAPILEKKIENIKESGADVVALDCPGCLMQIKGGLDARGIDDIKVKHTAEIIAEKRGLI is encoded by the coding sequence ATGGCTAGTGAAGATTTAAAAAAAGAGATACACTATGCATTAGAAAATGCTACACTTGGAAGAACACTTGGAAACTTTTGTAAAGCATATCCTGCTAGAAGAGAAAAATCTTATGCTGGAGTTGACTTCGAAAAAACTAGAGAAAGAATTGCAGAAGTTAAGTCTTATGCAGCAGAACATATAGATGAAATGATAGAAGAATTCACAACAAATTGTGAAGCAAGAGGAGGGCATGTTTATCATGCTAAAAGTACTGAAGATGCAATGGAATGGATTCGTAAACTTGTAAAAGACAAGGGAGTTAAGACAATTGTTAAATCAAAGTCTATGGCTTCCGAAGAAATTAAAATGAACCATGTTCTTGCAGAAGATGGAGTCTTGGTTCAAGAAACAGACCTTGGAGAATTCATAATTGCCTTGGAAGGAAATACACCTGTACATATGGTTATGCCAGCACTACATTTAAATAAAGAACAGGTAGCAGATCTTTTTACAGACTATACAAAAGTAAAAAATAACCCAATAATATCGGAAGAAGTAAAGACAGCTAGAAGAGTCATGAGAGATAAATTTACTCATGCTGATATGGGAGTTTCTGGAGCAAATGTGGCAGTTGCAGAAACAGGAACTGTATTCACAATGACAAATGAAGGAAATGGACGTATGGTAGGAACTTTACCTCCAATACATCTATATATTTTAGGAATAGAAAAATTTGTAAAATCTTTATCTGATGCTCGTTATATTTTTAAAGCCCTACCTAGAAATGGAACAGCTCAAAGAATTACATCATATATTTCAATGTATACAGGAGCTTGTGAAGTAACAAAAGATAAAGAAACTGATGAAAAATGTAAAAAAGATTTTTATTGTGTTATATTAGATGATCCAGGTCGTAGAGAAATCTTATCAGAACCTGATTTTCGTGAAATATTCAATTGTATAAGATGTGGAGCTTGTCTAGATGTTTGTCCTGCGTTTGCTTTAGTAGGAGGACATGTTTATGGTTCTAATGTCTATACAGGTGGAATAGGTACAATGTTAACTCACTTTTTAGTATCTGAAGAAAGAGCAGCTAAAATTCAAAATATCTGTCTACAATGTGGAAGATGTAATGATGTTTGTGGAGGAGGCTTACATATTTCTGATATGATTATGAGATTACGTGAAAAGAATATGCAAGAAAAACCTGATGCCCTAAAGAAATTTGCATTAGATGCTGTATCAGATCGTAAATTATTCCATTCAATGCTTCGTATAGCTTCTGTAGCACAAGGAATATTTACTAAGGGAGAACCTATGATTCGTCATCTACCTATGTTCTTATCAGGAATGACAAAGGGAAGAAGTTTCCCAGCAATTGCACAAGTACCTTTAAGAGATTTCTTCCACACTATAAAACAAGATGTGAAAGATCCAAAGGGGACAGTAGCTATTTTTGCAGGTTGTCTATTAGATTTTGTCTACACAGATCTTGCCAGAGCAGTGGTAGCAGATATGAATTCCATTGGATATAAAGTAGAAATGCCATTGGGACAAGCTTGTTGTGGATGCCCAGCTACAAATATGGGAGACACAGAAAACGCTAAAAAAGAAGCAGAAATTAATATCAATGGAATGGAAGCTGAAAAATATGACTATATTGTAAGTGCTTGCCCATCTTGTACACATCAATTACATCTGTATCCAACTTTCTTTGAAGAAGGAACAGAAATGCATAAAAGAGCAAAAGAATTAGCAGATAAAGCCACTGATTTCTGTAAATTGTTCTATGAACTTGGAGGAATGTCAGAAGAAGGAGATGGAAAACCTCTAAAAGTTACTTACCATGACTCATGTCACTTAAAGAGAAGTTTGAAAGTATCTAAAGAACAAAGAGAATTATTGAAAAATATTAAGGGTGTAGAATTTGTAGAAATGAATGATTGTGATAACTGTTGTGGTTTTGGAGGATCATATAGCTTGTTATATCCTGAAATTTCTGCTCCTATTTTAGAAAAGAA
- a CDS encoding LutC/YkgG family protein, with amino-acid sequence MKSITDDLYESFKKNLESVNGHCIHTSKEDLGKVITELFKEHKIDSISLFESPMLKEAGVIPTLQQNGITVHTDHIRLHAETDKGGLSEAQHGIAELGTIIQEQDDVDGRIVATMPEYYIGIVKGSTIVPTYDDMFDILSEMQKIPNYVGFITGPSRTADIECVGTVGVHGPIEVSIIVVDDE; translated from the coding sequence ATGAAGAGTATTACAGATGATTTGTATGAGAGTTTCAAAAAAAACTTGGAAAGTGTAAACGGACACTGTATACATACCTCAAAAGAAGACTTAGGAAAGGTAATTACAGAATTGTTTAAGGAACATAAGATTGATTCGATATCATTATTTGAATCTCCTATGTTAAAGGAAGCAGGAGTTATTCCTACTCTTCAACAAAATGGAATTACTGTCCACACAGATCATATTCGTCTTCATGCCGAAACTGATAAAGGAGGCCTATCAGAAGCACAACATGGAATCGCTGAACTTGGAACAATAATACAAGAACAAGATGATGTAGATGGAAGAATAGTAGCTACAATGCCTGAATATTATATAGGGATAGTAAAAGGTTCTACCATTGTTCCCACTTATGATGACATGTTTGACATTTTAAGTGAAATGCAAAAAATTCCAAACTATGTTGGTTTTATAACTGGACCAAGTCGTACAGCTGACATTGAATGTGTAGGAACTGTTGGTGTTCATGGTCCAATTGAAGTATCTATTATAGTTGTAGATGATGAATAG
- a CDS encoding acyl-CoA dehydrogenase family protein codes for MAYLISEEAQDLLKDVKKFCDNEVREQCKEYDKSGEWPKEIYDKAIEQGYQALEVPEEFGGPGLSRVDVAALIEEMAIADAGFATTISASGLAMKPVLIAGSHDQKQKMCDLVLEGGLGAFCLTEPGAGSDASAGRTTAVKDGDEYVLNGRKCFITNGEMASFYCITAITDKEKGLKGISMFFVEKGTKGLSTGKHEDKMGIRTSNTCDVVLEDCRVPASALLGKEGEGFAIAMKTLDQARSWIACIAVGIAQRGIQEAIAYGKERIQFGKPIIKNQALQFKIADMEIKTETARQMVAHALTKMDLGLPYGKESAIAKCYAGDIAMEVSSEAIQIFGGYGYSREYPVEKLLRDAKIFQIFEGTNEIQRIVIANNVIGR; via the coding sequence ATGGCATATTTAATTTCTGAAGAAGCTCAAGATCTATTGAAAGATGTAAAAAAATTTTGTGATAATGAAGTAAGAGAACAATGTAAAGAATATGATAAATCTGGTGAATGGCCAAAAGAAATTTATGATAAGGCTATTGAACAAGGTTATCAAGCTTTAGAAGTTCCAGAAGAATTTGGTGGTCCAGGTCTAAGTAGAGTTGATGTTGCTGCTTTAATTGAAGAAATGGCAATAGCTGATGCTGGTTTTGCAACTACTATTTCAGCTAGTGGACTTGCTATGAAACCTGTTTTAATTGCTGGAAGCCACGATCAAAAACAAAAAATGTGTGATTTAGTTTTAGAAGGTGGACTAGGAGCATTCTGTTTAACAGAACCAGGTGCAGGATCTGATGCTAGTGCTGGAAGAACAACTGCTGTTAAAGATGGAGATGAATATGTTTTAAATGGTAGAAAATGCTTCATTACAAATGGTGAAATGGCATCTTTCTATTGTATTACTGCTATAACAGATAAAGAAAAAGGTTTAAAAGGAATCTCTATGTTCTTTGTAGAAAAAGGAACTAAGGGATTAAGTACTGGAAAACATGAAGATAAAATGGGTATCAGAACTTCTAATACTTGTGATGTAGTCTTAGAAGATTGTAGAGTCCCTGCCAGTGCTTTACTTGGAAAAGAAGGAGAAGGATTTGCTATTGCAATGAAAACTCTAGACCAAGCTAGATCTTGGATAGCTTGTATTGCTGTTGGAATTGCCCAAAGAGGAATACAAGAAGCTATAGCATATGGTAAAGAAAGAATTCAATTTGGAAAACCTATAATCAAAAATCAAGCATTACAATTTAAAATTGCAGATATGGAAATAAAGACTGAAACTGCAAGACAAATGGTTGCTCATGCTCTAACAAAAATGGATTTAGGACTACCTTATGGAAAAGAATCAGCTATTGCTAAATGTTATGCTGGAGATATTGCAATGGAAGTTTCATCTGAAGCTATACAAATTTTCGGTGGATATGGATACAGTAGAGAATACCCAGTTGAAAAATTGTTAAGAGATGCTAAAATTTTCCAAATCTTTGAAGGTACTAATGAAATTCAAAGAATTGTAATTGCTAATAATGTAATTGGACGTTAG